The DNA sequence aaaacccacgaTTTTCTTGCTTGCATGGAAAGTTCTCCAGTCTAAAAACGCTTTGCTCATAATCCTTCcgctgggggggggggggggggggggggggggtgtggagTTTGGGTTTCCATCTCAAAAGCACACACCTCAACGGTTAAAAGGCCTACTACCAAACAAGGACATAattggggggagagagagagagagaggctcacGAATGGACTAACACAGATCAAGTGAGGCATGAAATAACTTCAAGTATAGAATATATTGCTAAATTCCATAATAAAAACGGATATAGAAGCAATCAAGCAAACCCAGAAATCAAACATGCACAACCTCCCCCCCCGTTAACTAAAATATTGGACCAATAAAACATCTCACGAATAACTGAGTACTGGAATTTTAGCCACACATCTTTAATGCAATAGTTAAAAGCTTTTAAATCACATCTCCTGCACACCTTCCTCCTCGTCCTCATACTCCAGCTCCTCATCAGCCGTGGCATCTTGGTACTGCTGGTATTCAGATACAAGGTCGTTCATGTTGCTTTCGGCCTCTGTAAACTCCATTTCATCCATGCCTTCCCCAGTGTACCAGTGCAAGAAAGCCTTCCTCCTGAACATAGCTGTGAACTGCTCGCTCACCCGCCTAAACATCTCCTGAATAGAGGTGGAGTTGCCAATAAAGGTCGATGCCATAGAGAGGCCTCTTGGTGGAATGTCACAGACACTTGATTTCACATTGTTTGGGATCCACTCAACAAAGTAGGAAGAGTTCTTATTCTGAACATTGATCATTTGTTCATCCACTTCTTTAGTACTCATCTTGCCCCTGAACATGGCTGAAGCTGTGAGGTAGCGACCATGTCGTGGGTCTGCTGCACACATCATGTTCTTCGCATCCCACATTTGCTGGGTGAGTTCTGGGACAGTTAGAGCACGGTACTGCTGAGATCCACGTGAGGTAAGAGGAGCAAATCCAACCATAAAGAAGTGTAGACGGGGGAAGGGAATAAGGTTCACTGCAAGTTTCCGGAGGTCAGAGTTAAGTTGGCCAGGGAACCTTAGGCAGCATGTAACACCACTCATGGTTGCAGAGATCAGATGATTCAGATCACCAACTGCCAGAggcaaataaatcaaaattaatcaGCACGATTATATTATACTCATTGCCctacatttgatgaaaagttCCACACAAGCACTATGCCAAACAAAAGCAGGAAAGCTCTATGCAATTATCAAGCGGTACCATGCTACCCAAAAACAGTCAGACACTCCCCATAAGGCAATGGAAAATGACATCTTACCAATACAGCTAAGTTTTATTTTCCCCAAGCTACATTGGAAACAAGTAAAAGCACATTGAGAAGTCAGTGTCAAAACATGCTATTGTACCaagttaattaatataattacgATTTCAGCATCAAACGAACCTAACACGTGCTACAAGAACAGTTCATCATGATAAATATCAGGCaggcaacaaattggccccacAACATACAGATATTGCAACCAACCAAGCAGGTGCAATCAGTGAATTAAAAACAATTCATCAGGATAACAGCTGTCCACCACCCCCCACAAGAATAGACAATACACAGTCCAGACCAAACATAAAGGGAAATACCGAGCACATAGGCTACAAGTGAAAAGGAAATAAGAACTGAAAACATTTTGCAATCAGATCTGAGTTAGTTTTTAGCATAATCAAGATTCTTGAGGCTCtacaaatgattttttaagttttcCCTTCTGACAAAATAAGAGGGTATATTTTTCTTACCATGCAATTAGCATACAAAAACTAGATCACAGGACAAACATACACAATATATTAAAAGCACGTTCAACATGCTACCGCGTAAGCTTGAGATTCGTCAAAATTCAACCAGTTCACATGTGACAAAGTCAAGACCACGACCTTGACGTAAGAAAACTGCATTACCAATTGCTTTAAAACAATTCCACTTGACACTCAATTGAATCAAATTCCTAGCATCTACTATGTTGCAGTGGAGCATAATGAACTTACAGCTTGGAGTGGTTAGCTTCAGAGTCCTGAAACAAATATCGTACAAGGCCTCGTTGTCCAACACCATGCACTCATCTGCATTCTCAACAAGTTGGTGAACAGAAAGAGTGGCATTGTATGGCTCCACAACTGTATCTGAGACCTTTGGTGAAGGGAACACAGAGAAAGTAAGCATCATTCGGTCAGGGTACTCTTCCCTGATCTTCGAAATAAGCAGAGTCCCCATCCCAGAACCGGTTCCTCCACCGAGTGAGTGGCATACTTGAAAACCTGCAGCGCAATTAAGTTCAACATTTGATTTCCACGACACTAGAAGGTAAGGAGAATAAAGACGATACTATATCACTTTTGATCTCCAGAATTAAATTTAAGAACTGAATCGGAAATGATTATCCGACATCCTATAATAATTGTGAGAGTTTTAACTAAAACAAATGTAAATGCCCCAACCATTAGCAGCGAAGAAATAAAAGGTCATAAATCAAACAGGAACAAGAAACTATACCCTGAAGACAATCACAGTTCTCAGCCTCCTTTCGTACAACATCAAGAACGGCATCAATGAGCTCCGCTCCTTCGGTGTAATGCCCCTTCGCCCAGTTGTTCCCGGCACCAGATTGCCCGAAAACAAAGTTATCGGGCCTGAATATCTGGCCATAGGGACTGGTCCTCACGCTATCCATGGTACCGGGCTCCAAATCCATGAGCACCGCACGAGGGACGAACCGTCCACAGGAGGCCTCGTTGTAGTAAACATTGACGCGCTCTAGTTGAAGATCGGAATTCCCGGTGTACCTACCGGTTGGGTCTATGCCATGCTCGTCGCAGACGACTTCCCAGAACTTGGATCCAATCTGATTGCCGCATTGCCCACCCTGAACGTGAAGGATTTCCCTCATATTCTCTCTGGAAACCAAGCACAAACAGCAAAATCAGAGTTATTTAGTGAAGATCTTAATGCTCTGTTTACCTtgcaaaaaacattaaaatatgtaaagacTAACACACAGTCGACTTAATCTTCGGATATACTAAAAAAATAGTCTCGAATATAAATCTCTCATGTTTCTGATCTATAAACTAACTTCCGAAAGAAATCACTCTCTCAAATCCATCCATTTCTCGGAAACGAAATAGAATAaatagaatgagaaaaagtcaacaaaaaaaaaggttcccaacaatttaaaagttttatgcAAAACTAAAAATGTTCAGATAACCGGGGGAAGGGATGATAAAAAGAACTAAAACTTCGAAGATTAATCCCGTATGGTAGGCAAACAAATGGACGGAAGGGAAGAAAATCAACCAACACATAATAAAACGAAGATTGAAAATTCGCTCTGCTTTcggatttcattttctttcctttccattcCTATCCTTAGTTTTCTGAGCAACCAACCCAACACAAAAAACAGAGGCCAGATCTGTGAAGTAGAACTCACCAACGAGTAATAGAGAGACCAGTTGTATGCAGAACTTCCGGCGATAGAACAGAAGCCTGACTCGATCGAAAGTTGAGAGTGGAGTAATGGGGAGAGTGTGGGGTGAGGAAGACGAGCTTTGGAAATGGTGGTTTATATAATGAAGGGAGAGGACAAAGTTGTGATATCCGACGGGCAACGAtatttccctctcttttttctgCTAAGCCATTGGATGCGCTTAGATCAACGAGAATGT is a window from the Carya illinoinensis cultivar Pawnee chromosome 14, C.illinoinensisPawnee_v1, whole genome shotgun sequence genome containing:
- the LOC122294796 gene encoding tubulin beta-4 chain yields the protein MREILHVQGGQCGNQIGSKFWEVVCDEHGIDPTGRYTGNSDLQLERVNVYYNEASCGRFVPRAVLMDLEPGTMDSVRTSPYGQIFRPDNFVFGQSGAGNNWAKGHYTEGAELIDAVLDVVRKEAENCDCLQGFQVCHSLGGGTGSGMGTLLISKIREEYPDRMMLTFSVFPSPKVSDTVVEPYNATLSVHQLVENADECMVLDNEALYDICFRTLKLTTPSFGDLNHLISATMSGVTCCLRFPGQLNSDLRKLAVNLIPFPRLHFFMVGFAPLTSRGSQQYRALTVPELTQQMWDAKNMMCAADPRHGRYLTASAMFRGKMSTKEVDEQMINVQNKNSSYFVEWIPNNVKSSVCDIPPRGLSMASTFIGNSTSIQEMFRRVSEQFTAMFRRKAFLHWYTGEGMDEMEFTEAESNMNDLVSEYQQYQDATADEELEYEDEEEGVQEM